Sequence from the Marinobacter antarcticus genome:
GCCGCTTGTTTCCTGATCAGGCAAGAATCAAAGCCGGAGAATATGAATTCACCGACGGAATGACCGCTGAAGCCATGCTCGACATGATGGTTTCAGGTGACATCAAACATTGGTCTGTGCAGTTTATTGAAGGCTGGATGTTCAGCGACATGCGCGCTGCGCTTGCATCCACAGAGCGCCTTGAGAAACTCACCTCAGAGTGGTCGGATGCGCAAATCATGGAGGCCGTTGGTGCAGAGGGTGAGCATCCGGAGGGGCGCTTCTTCCCTGACACGTATCTGTTTACCAGTAGCGAGTCGGATCTTGACCTGCTCCGGCGCTCGTTCCGGCGCATGGAAAGTGTTCTCTCTGAAGAGTGGGAGGGTCGGGAAGAAGGCCTGCCATACGATAACGCTTATGAAGCGCTGATTATGGCATCCATTGTTGAACGGGAAACCGGAGCCCCCCATGAGCGCGGGCAGGTGGCAGGCGTGTTTGTGCGGCGTCTGCAAAAAGGCATGCGCTTACAGACAGACCCAACTGTAATTTATGGCATGGGAGACAAGTACAAAGGCCGCATAGGCAGCCGGGATCTGCGCACTCACACGCCTTACAACACTTACCGTATTAACGGGTTGCCTCCTACGCCTATTGCTTTGCCCGGTCGTGAGGCCATTCATGCATCTCTGCACCCGGATTCTGGCAAGACTCTTTATTTTGTTGCTCGCGGCGACGGCACTCATAAGTTTTCCAATACGTTGGCGGAGCACCAAAAGGCAGTCAGGGCTTTTCAGCTGAATCGGCGGTCGGATTATCGGTCCTCGCCTGCTGCCAAGGATGACGAAGAGTGATCGTTCGTGGCCGGTTTATTACCTTTGAGGGAACCGAAGGGGTGGGTAAATCCACCCAGATAGCCAATGCTGCTGAAACCCTGAGAGAACTCGGTGTCGATTGCATAGTTACTCGTGAGCCTGGCGGCACACCCATGGCTGAGGCGATCCGGGAGCTGCTTCTGGCCCCACGGGATGAGCCGGTGAACGATCTCACCGAACTCCTCCTGATGTTTGCAGCCCGTGCGCAACACCTGTACACGCTTATTCTTCCAGCGCTTGAGAAGGGGCAGTGGGTGCTTTGTGATCGTTTTACCGATGCGACATTTGCCTATCAGGGGGGAGGGCGCGGCGTTCCAGGCGAGCGGATCGCGTTGCTTGAAAATCTGGTGCAGGGCGAAGTGCGCCCCGACCACGTGGTTTTACTGGACGCGCCAGTCGAAACGGGTATGACGCGGGCAAGGCATCGGGGCCAGCTGGATCGTTTTGAACAGGAAGCTGTGTCTTTTTTTCAACGTATTCGTGACACTTATCTGGCTCGCGCAGCCGCC
This genomic interval carries:
- the mltG gene encoding endolytic transglycosylase MltG, with amino-acid sequence MFKKLLIACICAAVLFGAGTGLWVWQGLGSLSKPVVMAEPVLFNVPGGSAFSEVARQLETRGLIEKSLWVRVYGRLFPDQARIKAGEYEFTDGMTAEAMLDMMVSGDIKHWSVQFIEGWMFSDMRAALASTERLEKLTSEWSDAQIMEAVGAEGEHPEGRFFPDTYLFTSSESDLDLLRRSFRRMESVLSEEWEGREEGLPYDNAYEALIMASIVERETGAPHERGQVAGVFVRRLQKGMRLQTDPTVIYGMGDKYKGRIGSRDLRTHTPYNTYRINGLPPTPIALPGREAIHASLHPDSGKTLYFVARGDGTHKFSNTLAEHQKAVRAFQLNRRSDYRSSPAAKDDEE
- the tmk gene encoding dTMP kinase, giving the protein MIVRGRFITFEGTEGVGKSTQIANAAETLRELGVDCIVTREPGGTPMAEAIRELLLAPRDEPVNDLTELLLMFAARAQHLYTLILPALEKGQWVLCDRFTDATFAYQGGGRGVPGERIALLENLVQGEVRPDHVVLLDAPVETGMTRARHRGQLDRFEQEAVSFFQRIRDTYLARAAAAPTRYNIVDAAAPLEQVSARVGELMCKFRSDLL